In one window of Syngnathus typhle isolate RoL2023-S1 ecotype Sweden linkage group LG7, RoL_Styp_1.0, whole genome shotgun sequence DNA:
- the ciao2a gene encoding cytosolic iron-sulfur assembly component 2A — protein MEEKALEVYDVIRSIRDPEKPNTLEELDVVTENCVEVQELGNDEYLIIIKFSPTVPHCSLATLIGLCLQVKLERCLPFKHKLEIYISEGTHSTEEDINKQINDKERVAAAMENPNLRDIVEQCIIEPDD, from the exons ATGGAAGAGAAAGCCTTGGAGGTTTACG ATGTGATCCGATCCATCCGAGACCCGGAGAAGCCCAACACACTGGAGGAGCTGGACGTGGTGACAGAGAATTGCGTGGAGGTCCAGGAGCTGGGTAACGACGAGtatctcatcatcatcaagttCTCCCCAACCGTCCCACACTGCTCCCTGGCCACCCTCATCG GTTTGTGTTTACAAGTCAAGCTGGAGAGATGTCTACCCTTCAAACACAAA CTGGAGATTTACATCAGTGAAGGAACACACTCCACCGAAGAGGACA TCAACAAGCAGATCAACGACAAGGAACGTGTTGCAGCCGCCATGGAAAATCCAAACCTCAGGGACATCGTGGAGCAGTGCATCATTGAACCTGATGATTGA